One genomic segment of Sminthopsis crassicaudata isolate SCR6 chromosome 4, ASM4859323v1, whole genome shotgun sequence includes these proteins:
- the CADM3 gene encoding cell adhesion molecule 3 isoform X2, producing MGAPTALPLLLLLACCCAPGGANLSQDESQPWTYDMTVVAGDTVQLKCQVKDPDSSSLQWSNPAQQTLYFGEKRALRDNRIQLVRSTPNELTISISKVALADEGEYTCSIFTMPVRTAKSLVTVLGIPQKPQITGYVSAIPEKGKARLTCLSKGSKPAAEISWRKGDQELKGKPNMVQEDDNKTFTVSSSVEFQVFREDDGVDVTCSVKHKSLQDMDRSTSQRIEVLYTPTAMIRPYPQHPREGEKLMLQCEGHGNPVPQQYEWVKTGIEPPLLMTHESALIFPFLNKSDSGIYQCTASNNMGSHIAYYTLDVSDHSPVISTSSTYHAVIGGIVAFIVFLLLILLIILGHYLIRHKGTYLTHEAKGSDDAPDADTAIINAEGGQSGGDDKKEYFI from the exons AAAGTCAGCCCTGGACATATGATATGACAGTAGTGGCTGGTGATACCGTGCAGCTCAAGTGCCAAGTAAAAGACCCTGATTCCTCATCCCTACAGTGGTCAAACCCTGCTCAGCAGACTCTCTACtttggggagaagagag CACTTCGAGACAATAGGATCCAGTTGGTGCGCTCCACCCCCAACGAATTGACCATCAGTATCAGCAAGGTGGCCCTAGCAGATGAGGGCGAGTATACCTGCTCCATCTTCACCATGCCTGTGCGCACTGCCAAGTCTCTCGTCACTGTGCTTG GAATCCCACAGAAGCCCCAAATTACTGGCTATGTGTCTGCAATCCCGGAGAAGGGGAAAGCCCGCCTTACCTGTCTGTCGAAAGGGAGCAAGCCTGCTGCAGAGATCAGCTGGAGGAAGGGTGATCAGGAACTCAAGG GGAAACCAAACATGGTTCAGGAAGATGACAATAAAACATTCACAGTGAGCAGTTCCGTGGAATTCCAGGTTTTCCGGGAAGATGATGGAGTTGATGTCACATGCTCTGTAAAGCATAAGTCTCTGCAAGACATGGACAGATCCACCTCTCAGCGGATCGAAGTCCTCT ACACACCAACAGCAATGATTAGGCCATATCCCCAACATCCCCGAGAAGGCGAGAAATTGATGCTACAGTGTGAAGGTCATGGCAATCCCGT CCCCCAGCAGTACGAGTGGGTGAAGACGGGCATTGAGCCACCACTGCTGATGACCCATGAGAGTGCCCTCATCTTTCCATTTCTCAACAAGAGTGACAGCGGCATCTACCAATGTACAGCCTCAAACAACATGGGCAGCCACATAGCTTACTACACCCTTGATGTCAGCG ACCACAGCCCAGTGATCTCAACTTCTAGCACCTACCATGCTGTCATTGGGGGAATTGTGGCCTTCATCGTCTTCCTGCTGCTCATCCTGCTCATCATCCTGGGCCACTACCTGATCCGGCACAAAG GGACGTACCTGACACATGAGGCTAAAGGCTCAGATGATGCACCAGATGCGGACACTGCCATCATCAATGCAGAGGGCGGGCAGTCAGGCGGTGATGACAAGAAGGAGTACTTCATCTAG
- the CADM3 gene encoding cell adhesion molecule 3 isoform X1, giving the protein MTVVAGDTVQLKCQVKDPDSSSLQWSNPAQQTLYFGEKRALRDNRIQLVRSTPNELTISISKVALADEGEYTCSIFTMPVRTAKSLVTVLGIPQKPQITGYVSAIPEKGKARLTCLSKGSKPAAEISWRKGDQELKGKPNMVQEDDNKTFTVSSSVEFQVFREDDGVDVTCSVKHKSLQDMDRSTSQRIEVLYTPTAMIRPYPQHPREGEKLMLQCEGHGNPVPQQYEWVKTGIEPPLLMTHESALIFPFLNKSDSGIYQCTASNNMGSHIAYYTLDVSDHSPVISTSSTYHAVIGGIVAFIVFLLLILLIILGHYLIRHKGTYLTHEAKGSDDAPDADTAIINAEGGQSGGDDKKEYFI; this is encoded by the exons ATGACAGTAGTGGCTGGTGATACCGTGCAGCTCAAGTGCCAAGTAAAAGACCCTGATTCCTCATCCCTACAGTGGTCAAACCCTGCTCAGCAGACTCTCTACtttggggagaagagag CACTTCGAGACAATAGGATCCAGTTGGTGCGCTCCACCCCCAACGAATTGACCATCAGTATCAGCAAGGTGGCCCTAGCAGATGAGGGCGAGTATACCTGCTCCATCTTCACCATGCCTGTGCGCACTGCCAAGTCTCTCGTCACTGTGCTTG GAATCCCACAGAAGCCCCAAATTACTGGCTATGTGTCTGCAATCCCGGAGAAGGGGAAAGCCCGCCTTACCTGTCTGTCGAAAGGGAGCAAGCCTGCTGCAGAGATCAGCTGGAGGAAGGGTGATCAGGAACTCAAGG GGAAACCAAACATGGTTCAGGAAGATGACAATAAAACATTCACAGTGAGCAGTTCCGTGGAATTCCAGGTTTTCCGGGAAGATGATGGAGTTGATGTCACATGCTCTGTAAAGCATAAGTCTCTGCAAGACATGGACAGATCCACCTCTCAGCGGATCGAAGTCCTCT ACACACCAACAGCAATGATTAGGCCATATCCCCAACATCCCCGAGAAGGCGAGAAATTGATGCTACAGTGTGAAGGTCATGGCAATCCCGT CCCCCAGCAGTACGAGTGGGTGAAGACGGGCATTGAGCCACCACTGCTGATGACCCATGAGAGTGCCCTCATCTTTCCATTTCTCAACAAGAGTGACAGCGGCATCTACCAATGTACAGCCTCAAACAACATGGGCAGCCACATAGCTTACTACACCCTTGATGTCAGCG ACCACAGCCCAGTGATCTCAACTTCTAGCACCTACCATGCTGTCATTGGGGGAATTGTGGCCTTCATCGTCTTCCTGCTGCTCATCCTGCTCATCATCCTGGGCCACTACCTGATCCGGCACAAAG GGACGTACCTGACACATGAGGCTAAAGGCTCAGATGATGCACCAGATGCGGACACTGCCATCATCAATGCAGAGGGCGGGCAGTCAGGCGGTGATGACAAGAAGGAGTACTTCATCTAG